A region from the Panicum virgatum strain AP13 unplaced genomic scaffold, P.virgatum_v5 scaffold_4547, whole genome shotgun sequence genome encodes:
- the LOC120694283 gene encoding disease resistance protein Pik-2-like, translating to MCWKHLEQKPCLVFIDGLRSKEDWDLIEANLIPAVPLLSFPFGGCTIVITREESVARHCATSPDAVCRVKGLEADAARHLFQDTFKPDGISKGDSNMMAEADLIIDKCGRLPKLIVALAEYLAEVPNVIREARRLNANFMYALKTTRKGLDSFRDVFTWMYSRFQACHQLLRKCIFYLSLFTQSSIIRQNRLVRRWIAEGYSEGTDSNSMVEYTEKLIHELITIGMMETHTKAGDMRMTSCQINSLFLDYFISREMEENIFLPLEVSVLVQDSTMNTQRAGQHLAIGSSWKRDKFVFESLDFSRLRSLTVSREWKPFFISDRMRVLRVLDLEDTSITDDDVEEIVKKLPRLKFLSLRRCTKVSCLPDLLGNLRQLQSLDIKHTSVTKLPKSIIKLQKLQYINAGTKVAALTDDEPSTPRRIIRHGHVVACDGVMVPGGIGALVAMHTLGVINVNTRGGWATLKELKNLTQLHKLGVSGISRSNFKGLFSAIVGHNHLESLSLQLHMDKDLDWLAKLTPPGNLQRLKIHVHVEKYAHWSCLQALGQVRRLQTLSFRFKTEQDVELQFSDMMDSGTWYAPNQFCELKVLEIACSSNLHVKFAENEMTELELLKVHCLEGSSLKFSGIERPAKLKYVWLKGSFDDTVKAELRQKVKQHQNKHLDLKLE from the exons ATGTGTTGGAAACATCTTGAGCAAAAACCGTGCCTTGTTTTTATTGACGGCTTGCGGTCCAAGGAAGATTGGGACTTGATAGAAGCTAACTTGATACCGGCTGTACCATTGTTATCTTTCCCTTTTGGAGGCTGTACCATTGTTATTACCAGGGAAGAAAGTGTTGCCAGACATTGTGCAACGTCACCTGATGCAGTGTGCCGGGTCAAAGGTCTAGAAGCTGATGCGGCCCGTCATCTCTTCCAG GACACCTTTAAACCTGACGGAATCTCTAAGGGCGATTCTAACATGATGGCTGAAGCAGATCTTATCATAGACAAGTGTGGCAGACTTCCCAAACTAATAGTTGCTTTAGCTGAGTACTTGGCCGAAGTACCAAACGTCATACGGGAGGCCCGGCGTCTGAATGCCAACTTTATGTATGCACTGAAGACGACCAGGAAGGGACTTGATAGCTTCCGGGACGTATTCACCTGGATGTATTCAAGATTTCAGGCTTGTCATCAACTACTCAGGAAATGCATCTTCTATCTGTCACTATTTACTCAAAGCAGTATCATTCGTCAGAATCGTTTGGTGAGGCGGTGGATTGCAGAGGGCTACTCTGAGGGCACTGACAGCAACAGCATGGTGGAATATACAGAGAAGCTCATCCACGAGCTTATCACCATTGGCATGATGGAGACACATACCAAGGCCGGTGACATGAGAATGACTTCTTGTCAGATCAACTCATTGTTCCTGGACTACTTCATCTCAAGGGAGATGGAAGAGAACATTTTCCTTCCACTAGAGGTCTCCGTACTGGTGCAGGACAGCACGATGAACACACAACGTGCAGGACAACACCTGGCAATAGGGAGCAGCTGGAAGAGGGACAAGTTTGTGTTTGAAAGCTTGGACTTCTCACGGCTGCGGTCTTTGACTGTATCCAGAGAGTGGAAGCCATTCTTCATATCTGACAGGATGAGAGTGCTTCGAGTTCTCGATCTGGAGGACACAAGTATAACAGATGATGATGTCGAAGAAATAGTGAAGAAGCTGCCTCGCCTCAAGTTCCTCTCCCTGAGAAGATGCACAAAGGTTTCTTGCCTGCCAGATCTGTTAGGTAACCTGAGGCAGCTCCAATCTCTGGACATAAAGCACACCTCTGTGACTAAGCTTCCTAAGAGCATCATCAAGCTGCAGAAACTTCAGTATATTAATGCCGGCACGAAGGTAGCGGCGTTGACTGACGACGAGCCCTCAACACCACGGAGGATTATTAGGCATGGACATGTTGTTGCTTGTGATGGCGTCATGGTGCCTGGAGGAATTGGGGCACTGGTCGCCATGCACACACTGGGTGTTATCAACGTCAACACAAGAGGTGGTTGGGCCACCCTGAAGGAGCTCAAGAATCTGACCCAACTCCATAAGCTAGGAGTATCTGGCATCAGTAGGAGTAACTTCAAGGGGTTGTTTTCTGCTATAGTGGGCCATAACCATTTGGAATCCCTATCGCTGCAGCTCCACATGGACAAGGATTTGGACTGGTTGGCTAAACTCACCCCTCCAGGGAACCTACAACGTCTCAAAATACACGTACATGTAGAAAAATACGCACACTGGAGCTGCCTACAGGCCCTTGGGCAGGTGAGAAGGCTGCAGACCCTTAGCTTTCGTTTCAAAACGGAACAAGATGTTGAGCTCCAGTTCAGTGACATGATGGACAGTGGCACCTGGTATGCACCCAACCAATTCTGTGAACTCAAGGTCCTCGAGATAGCTTGCAGCTCCAACCTACATGTCAAGTTCGCAGAAAATGAGATGACTGAACTTGAGCTGCTCAAGGTTCACTGCTTGGAAGGGTCGTCGCTCAAGTTTTCTGGGATAGAGCGTCCAGCTAAACTCAAGTATGTGTGGCTCAAGGGTTCTTTTGACGACACAGTCAAGGCAGAATTGCGGCAGAAAGTTAAGCAGCATCAGAACAAACATCTTGATTTGAAACTGGAGTAA